One genomic segment of Rivularia sp. PCC 7116 includes these proteins:
- the cas8a1 gene encoding type I-MYXAN CRISPR-associated Cas8a1/Cmx1: MIATQPKISLSLDAADTTIIHRAGMTGLYMTLKRLEKQYPSSHQRGGYISWNLTADTIELSWEGSDLVALSWLIKESFKLDDTGLIHLAGLENDAIDLIQKIHIHEGMRAVFLRHNKFYKAGELVDTELTVKDKKVEYQYQSLTWYAHQTFAEKLCNIDTQQLRRDYIQITSWLYLGGIVRHAKTQNITKLEEKLEYAFALLFVPVICHYCLFHIPSEDLKEKKPHRYLVVIPEIKDFEDASQRRWRLQQLETKQFHVSNLGEAGLIYYSLDDIHTEADYYQACQVWLYEKMNKSSRQRTLMGIEEIKIYKNTLTTYQQVQKYFKTNYQKIKPKQVFVKVNPIRSLIADNLVKGNHWWSKFWEKLVIEDSKEYLFNQLFFNREGLVIMAENSEEDKQYLIFIKVFQQAMKGNFAKLYAKTEEGKNPPIKKKVERLRAELNCCYDELSFKEYLSDFLVRGGLNKYFNHHQEEIALLIKKSSWQELRIWALLAIASYKPKDKPTNSDDHSLTNNQQLEEMNDESEEE; this comes from the coding sequence ATGATTGCTACCCAGCCCAAAATTTCCCTATCTCTCGATGCTGCGGATACGACAATCATTCACCGCGCTGGAATGACGGGACTTTACATGACTTTAAAGCGGTTAGAAAAGCAATATCCCTCATCTCATCAGCGCGGAGGATATATATCATGGAATTTAACTGCTGATACTATTGAATTATCTTGGGAAGGAAGTGATTTAGTTGCCTTATCTTGGTTAATTAAGGAGTCTTTTAAACTAGATGATACAGGTTTAATTCATTTGGCAGGACTAGAAAATGATGCAATAGATTTAATCCAGAAAATTCATATTCATGAGGGAATGCGTGCTGTTTTCCTGCGTCATAATAAGTTTTATAAAGCGGGAGAATTAGTTGACACTGAATTAACAGTTAAAGATAAAAAAGTCGAGTATCAATACCAATCCCTAACTTGGTATGCACATCAAACCTTTGCAGAAAAGTTATGCAATATAGATACCCAACAACTGAGACGTGATTATATTCAAATAACCAGTTGGTTGTATTTAGGGGGAATTGTTCGTCACGCGAAGACGCAGAATATTACAAAACTGGAAGAAAAACTTGAATACGCTTTCGCATTATTATTTGTACCAGTTATTTGTCATTATTGCTTATTTCATATTCCATCAGAAGATTTGAAGGAAAAGAAACCCCATCGCTACCTAGTGGTGATTCCAGAAATCAAAGATTTTGAAGATGCTTCTCAAAGAAGATGGCGGTTACAGCAATTAGAAACTAAACAGTTTCATGTTAGTAACCTTGGTGAAGCAGGATTAATTTATTACAGCTTAGACGATATTCACACTGAGGCGGACTACTATCAAGCTTGTCAAGTTTGGTTATATGAAAAAATGAATAAATCTTCCCGTCAAAGAACATTGATGGGGATAGAAGAAATTAAAATTTATAAGAATACTTTAACGACTTATCAACAGGTTCAAAAGTACTTTAAAACAAATTATCAGAAAATTAAACCTAAGCAAGTTTTTGTTAAAGTGAATCCAATTCGCTCTCTGATTGCTGATAATTTAGTGAAAGGAAACCATTGGTGGTCTAAATTTTGGGAAAAATTGGTGATAGAGGATTCAAAAGAATATTTATTTAACCAGTTATTTTTCAATCGAGAAGGACTCGTAATAATGGCAGAGAATAGTGAAGAAGATAAGCAGTATCTTATTTTTATTAAGGTATTTCAGCAAGCAATGAAGGGCAACTTTGCTAAACTGTATGCCAAAACTGAGGAAGGAAAAAATCCTCCAATTAAGAAGAAAGTTGAGCGATTAAGGGCAGAGCTAAACTGTTGTTATGATGAGTTGTCGTTTAAGGAATATTTGTCTGACTTTTTAGTAAGAGGGGGGTTAAATAAATATTTTAATCATCATCAAGAAGAGATTGCACTATTAATTAAAAAATCATCTTGGCAAGAATTAAGAATTTGGGCATTGTTAGCGATCGCCAGTTATAAGCCCAAGGATAAACCTACCAATAGTGATGATCATTCATTAACAAACAATCAACAACTAGAAGAAATGAATGATGAGTCAGAAGAAGAATGA
- the cas5 gene encoding type I-MYXAN CRISPR-associated protein Cas5/Cmx5/DevS, which translates to MVAPLILYLDVPFATFRESHAREMGKTYPVPPPATVYGMLLSLVGETDVYRHCGVELAIAMLSSPKKSRILRKMRRFKNADFSHPENVIPGYQEVLSNLKCLIWVRSDGEKIQPSLRDRIKLAFEHPELVRRFGCLFLGESDQLIKKIKLVSEDYLGEVRHWVIRDNRGGLTLPYWVDHVGSRNTRFLRYRIEEMDRLSPPNLAWTMIQSPI; encoded by the coding sequence ATGGTTGCACCATTAATTCTCTATTTGGATGTTCCATTTGCGACTTTTCGGGAGTCCCATGCAAGGGAAATGGGAAAAACCTATCCTGTTCCTCCTCCAGCGACAGTATATGGAATGTTGTTGTCTTTGGTAGGGGAAACGGATGTCTATCGCCACTGTGGGGTAGAATTGGCGATCGCGATGTTATCTAGCCCCAAGAAGTCGCGAATTTTGCGTAAAATGAGACGGTTTAAGAATGCTGATTTTAGCCATCCGGAGAACGTGATTCCCGGTTATCAAGAAGTTTTGTCTAATTTGAAGTGTTTGATTTGGGTTCGTTCTGACGGGGAGAAGATACAACCAAGCTTGAGGGATAGGATAAAGTTGGCTTTTGAACATCCTGAGCTAGTAAGACGGTTTGGTTGTTTATTTTTGGGAGAAAGCGACCAGTTGATAAAAAAAATCAAACTTGTCTCGGAAGATTATCTAGGGGAGGTGAGACATTGGGTAATTAGGGATAATCGAGGTGGGTTGACCTTACCTTATTGGGTTGACCATGTGGGGTCAAGAAATACGCGATTTCTGAGGTATCGGATTGAGGAAATGGATAGATTGTCACCCCCTAATTTGGCGTGGACAATGATTCAATCTCCGATTTGA